Below is a window of Indicator indicator isolate 239-I01 chromosome 9, UM_Iind_1.1, whole genome shotgun sequence DNA.
ATATACCACTCAAAGAGGGATAGGCTTTATCACGAGCACAGTGTCTTACCACAAACCAACTAAATCAGTTCCCTCCTGCTTGATGTTAAGCAAATACATGACCATGGTAGTCCTTTGAAGAGGCCGCACTCCTGATTTAGATAGCATGGAGAGATGATCGCTTCAAGATTGCCCTCTAGCTTCTGAATGCTGGCACATTCCAGTACAAAATTACCTGCAACTGAGGAAACCcggacagcacagcaggtacttTCTCCTCCACTGCTAAAATGGCTTCAAGTAACTGAACATCTGCCCAGCTGAATTTGTTGCCCACGAGAAAGTCTTGGCCATGCTGTTTCAAAACCTGCAGAATACAAGCGAATGTGGGCTACAGATGAGAACAGAACACACAATGCCTGACAGCTAAGCCTCAGCACAGCTGTAGAGCTGAACAGCTATTATATGTGAAATTTCAGGGTGGAGTTTTCGGCTGGAATCTCTAAGCCTAAATCACTTCATTAtggtaggggggaaaaaaaagaaagaaaaagtctgAACTCTTACAGTACACAGACTAAAAAACTTTGGCCACCCACTAAAGATGATCGGCAAATGGAACAGGGACAAAGACACACACTTAAATAGACTAGAAGCAGTTATAGAATTAAAATAGAGATATTGAAGGAACTACGAGTGACTCGAAGAATTTACAAAACTAACTTTTTGCTATTATGCCCAGTGTTGATACCAGAATGCAAACTCAGAAATGCAGAATTACAGTTGCTAACCAAAGAAAAGCCCTGCCTTTGGGAGTAAGTTATTCTAGTCATAAGAACTTTTAGTATCTCCAGCCTTTATTATTGTTTCCTATCAGAACTAGATGAATGTTacaaaagtgaaaaatgttGCCAGATGTCTGAGTCatatgggtttggtttgttgtttttgaaaCAGGGATGTGCAGAAATCTGTTGTTTTACTAAAGTATTCCTAATCTCTCTACCTAGTTTATTTGCAAAGAATTTTTTGCAttcttttaataaaaacattacATTTAAAATTAAGTATAGCACATATATGCTCTAAACAAATAGAAGTGTGGAACTACCCTCTTGAGGAAAAACCAGAAATCAGACATGCTTACTTTTACATTAGTGAAAActtttgctgcagagctgaacatatttctttgtttgctttgtagAGGTTCAAATACCACAGCCCTGacaacacaaaccaacaaacagaaaacatgcTGCCATGTTTCCCCCTTCTTGGAGAGagccaagaaagctgaggattTGGAACCAACCTACACTACAATAATTCTCATTTTGGGAGAACTTTTTGGCAATTGCAAATAGAAATTTCATAGACACATTCTCACTATCACTTACCTTTTCAAAGACGGGGAAGTACCTGTTAATTGCCCTCTCCTTAATTGAGTCAAGATTTTTATCCTTTGCCTCCggtggggagaaaggaaaaaccaaAATCATTTGCATCAGATCTGCTATTCCTTCTACATACATGTCAATCCTGTGTGGGGGGAGACAGTAGAAAAGGCCACAGCAGTTATTTCATCTGTTTTCCAATTGACTAAGGCAACTTTAGGTAATATTACATCACCACCATAGTGCCAATTTTCACAGCCAAAACTAAACATAAAATAAagctacacattttttaaaaggactAAAAAGCCTGTTTCTGATCATCAACACTTCAGCAGTCATGGTTAAAATTTAAAGGCTAGAGTACTTGGAGTTTTTTTTATCGTGTTAGTCTTTCTCATGCCTTGGTACTGGATTTACAGGATTGAATTTGTTGTCTATAATGCAGCTATCAAATAACATATTGCTCATTAAGTGAAAAGAGGTGTTGCAGTACAGGGCTCTCTCCTTCAAGTCTTTCCCATAGAGATTGTATTTCCCTGCTATGTAGCTGAGGATGGCTCTGGTCTGCACCATCTTCATCCCATCGATCTCAACCAGGGGCACTTGCTGGAACATCAGAACTCCATCTAGGGTGGAAAGTTGAGGGAAAGCTTGTTAGTTCCTCCTAGACTGCTAGCTTAACTGGAGAGCAGGAGACTGAGCACATTTCTTTTGCAGTGGAGGTCACTGGTGTCTTAACTGTAAAAATCCATGCAGCAAACTGACATTGTAGCAAAGACCAAATATTGGCCAGGCTACATTACACTTTTGTAGCTAGGTGATTGCATTGCAGCTGGGCCCCTTGCTTTACAGCATTGCCAAAGATTCACATGACTTATGGGAAGTGGGCATGACCTAGGCCTTTGCATTGCTGGACCTTGCCTCATGCTGGCAGGAAAAGCCTGAACCAGCACTTTTAACCTATGGGATCGGAAGAGAGTAGAGACCTGTGTTCAACttgaaggtttaaaaaaaaaaatcctattatTTTGAATGCAGATTAATTCCCTGTTAGGGACACATACACAGGCAGAAAGAATGAGAGGGTTAGCATTGCAGCAACACTGAGCTACTGGCATAAAGGAAGAGGTCAGGCCATTTTAAACATCCTGAAGCTACGGAGTTAAAAGGCAGGCACTGTAACAGCAGTTGTTTACAGTCACTCTAGGGATAGGAGTTTGAGAGTCCCTGTAGAGTTTCATTACAGGCCTATATTCAGTGTCATTGCACAACATTTTAAGCCTCTTTAGATACACCTTTGTAGTCctgttttcttctggagttGGTGCCTGAGCCTTCAGTGAGGCCCTGCTGAGACCTAAGCTTACAGAGATTTGGCATAGCAGAGTCGGTCTTTGCTGGGCCAGTTTTCTGCTGGACTAATTCACTATCTTTAGAGATACTTCCTCTCCCATTTTACACATTAAGGGCAGCCAGAGAACAATCCTGCCCTGTTAAAATCACAGCAAAAATCTAAATCCACCTAGGCAGCTGCCACTCTGCATTGCTCAAAGTTAATTTAATTGCTCAATTTTAATCTGCATTCTTCTGTCAGGTAATAAGGGTTCATGATAACAGGCATGTCTGggttttaactcttttttttttccttttttttttttttttaaagctttgtgGCTCAGGCTTATCCTGCTTAGGACTGTCTGTTGTACTTGCACAGAGCCTAGCACAACAAAAAACTGGCTTTCCAGAGAATTTTGGTTCCATTCAAGCCTTTGTTTTAGAGATTTATCTCACTGAGGTTCTGAAAAAACATGTATCTATGAATGTTTGTACATTGATGT
It encodes the following:
- the LOC128969158 gene encoding glutathione S-transferase 3-like translates to MSRKPRLTYLNGRGRMEPVRWLLAAAGVEFEEIFLETREQYEKLIKDGVLMFQQVPLVEIDGMKMVQTRAILSYIAGKYNLYGKDLKERALIDMYVEGIADLMQMILVFPFSPPEAKDKNLDSIKERAINRYFPVFEKVLKQHGQDFLVGNKFSWADVQLLEAILAVEEKVPAVLSGFPQLQAFKIKMSNMPTIKKFLQPGSPKKPPPDDFYVEKVFKIFKK